A single Triticum dicoccoides isolate Atlit2015 ecotype Zavitan chromosome 2A, WEW_v2.0, whole genome shotgun sequence DNA region contains:
- the LOC119356575 gene encoding peroxidase 1-like isoform X3, with translation MTYQQPSCSFRGCDGSILLDSIPGLPSEKESEPNLSLRGFGTIDLVKAKLEQACPGVVSCADILALVARDVVLLTHGPYWNVPTGRRDGLRSVKDEALNNLPPPFFDATRNLNQFFVPKGLDAKDQVVLLGGHTLGTSHCSSFSDRLYNFSGTQMPDPALDRRYALRLKSKCRPGDATTLVEMDPGSFRTFDASYYRHVARGRALFTSDETLMLDPFTRDYVLRQAAVAAAGGYPAEFFADFVASMVKMGNMQVLTGTQGEVRRRCGAVNPIGM, from the exons ATGACTTATCAGCAGCCATCATGTTCGTTCAGG GGTTGCGATGGTTCTATTCTGCTTGATAGCATACCAGGATTACCATCCGAAAAGGAATCGGAACCGAACCTCAGCCTGCGAGGCTTCGGCACAATCGACCTTGTCAAGGCTAAACTGGAGCAAGCCTGCCCTGGAGTGGTCTCATGCGCTGATATCCTAGCTCTCGTGGCAAGGGATGTTGTACTACTG ACCCATGGGCCTTACTGGAATGTTCCAACTGGGCGGCGAGATGGGTTGAGATCGGTGAAGGATGAAGCTTTGAACAACCTACCTCCACCTTTTTTTGATGCCACTCGTAATCTGAACCAGTTCTTCGTCCCGAAGGGTCTTGATGCGAAGGATCAGGTGGTTCTGCTAG GGGGGCACACCCTTGGGACCTCCCACTGCTCGTCCTTCTCGGACCGGCTGTACAACTTCAGCGGCACACAGATGCCGGACCCGGCGCTGGACAGGCGGTACGCGCTGCGGCTGAAGAGCAAGTGCAGGCCCGGCGACGCGACGACGCTGGTGGAGATGGACCCGGGGAGCTTCAGGACATTCGACGCGAGCTACTACCGTCACGTCGCCAGGGGGAGGGCGCTCTTCACCTCGGACGAGACGCTCATGCTGGACCCCTTCACCAGGGACTACGTcctgcgccaggcggccgtcgccgCTGCCGGCGGCTACCCCGCCGAGTTCTTTGCGGACTTCGTGGCGTCCATGGTGAAGATGGGGAATATGCAGGTGCTCACCGGCACGCAGGGCGAGGTCAGGCGGCGCTGCGGCGCCGTGAACCCGATTGGCATGTAG
- the LOC119356575 gene encoding peroxidase 1-like isoform X2, whose translation MFVQEVIVRDEIARIISHVPSLAGPLLRMHFHDCFVNGCDGSILLDSIPGLPSEKESEPNLSLRGFGTIDLVKAKLEQACPGVVSCADILALVARDVVLLTHGPYWNVPTGRRDGLRSVKDEALNNLPPPFFDATRNLNQFFVPKGLDAKDQVVLLGGHTLGTSHCSSFSDRLYNFSGTQMPDPALDRRYALRLKSKCRPGDATTLVEMDPGSFRTFDASYYRHVARGRALFTSDETLMLDPFTRDYVLRQAAVAAAGGYPAEFFADFVASMVKMGNMQVLTGTQGEVRRRCGAVNPIGM comes from the exons ATGTTCGTTCAGG AGGTCATTGTTCGCGATGAGATTGCCAGGATCATCTCCCACGTCCCAAGCCTCGCTGGTCCTCTGCTTCGCATGCACTTCCACGACTGTTTTGTGAAC GGTTGCGATGGTTCTATTCTGCTTGATAGCATACCAGGATTACCATCCGAAAAGGAATCGGAACCGAACCTCAGCCTGCGAGGCTTCGGCACAATCGACCTTGTCAAGGCTAAACTGGAGCAAGCCTGCCCTGGAGTGGTCTCATGCGCTGATATCCTAGCTCTCGTGGCAAGGGATGTTGTACTACTG ACCCATGGGCCTTACTGGAATGTTCCAACTGGGCGGCGAGATGGGTTGAGATCGGTGAAGGATGAAGCTTTGAACAACCTACCTCCACCTTTTTTTGATGCCACTCGTAATCTGAACCAGTTCTTCGTCCCGAAGGGTCTTGATGCGAAGGATCAGGTGGTTCTGCTAG GGGGGCACACCCTTGGGACCTCCCACTGCTCGTCCTTCTCGGACCGGCTGTACAACTTCAGCGGCACACAGATGCCGGACCCGGCGCTGGACAGGCGGTACGCGCTGCGGCTGAAGAGCAAGTGCAGGCCCGGCGACGCGACGACGCTGGTGGAGATGGACCCGGGGAGCTTCAGGACATTCGACGCGAGCTACTACCGTCACGTCGCCAGGGGGAGGGCGCTCTTCACCTCGGACGAGACGCTCATGCTGGACCCCTTCACCAGGGACTACGTcctgcgccaggcggccgtcgccgCTGCCGGCGGCTACCCCGCCGAGTTCTTTGCGGACTTCGTGGCGTCCATGGTGAAGATGGGGAATATGCAGGTGCTCACCGGCACGCAGGGCGAGGTCAGGCGGCGCTGCGGCGCCGTGAACCCGATTGGCATGTAG
- the LOC119356575 gene encoding peroxidase 1-like isoform X1: MVYRFLFGFLLPLVLQPSLVLCNPPELKIGFYQYTCPYAEVIVRDEIARIISHVPSLAGPLLRMHFHDCFVNGCDGSILLDSIPGLPSEKESEPNLSLRGFGTIDLVKAKLEQACPGVVSCADILALVARDVVLLTHGPYWNVPTGRRDGLRSVKDEALNNLPPPFFDATRNLNQFFVPKGLDAKDQVVLLGGHTLGTSHCSSFSDRLYNFSGTQMPDPALDRRYALRLKSKCRPGDATTLVEMDPGSFRTFDASYYRHVARGRALFTSDETLMLDPFTRDYVLRQAAVAAAGGYPAEFFADFVASMVKMGNMQVLTGTQGEVRRRCGAVNPIGM, encoded by the exons ATGGTTTACAGATTCCTCTTTGGATTTCTCCTTCCTCTTGTCTTACAACCCTCCTTAGTGTTATGCAATCCACCAGAGCTGAAGATTGGCTTTTACCAATACACATGCCCGTATGCAGAGGTCATTGTTCGCGATGAGATTGCCAGGATCATCTCCCACGTCCCAAGCCTCGCTGGTCCTCTGCTTCGCATGCACTTCCACGACTGTTTTGTGAAC GGTTGCGATGGTTCTATTCTGCTTGATAGCATACCAGGATTACCATCCGAAAAGGAATCGGAACCGAACCTCAGCCTGCGAGGCTTCGGCACAATCGACCTTGTCAAGGCTAAACTGGAGCAAGCCTGCCCTGGAGTGGTCTCATGCGCTGATATCCTAGCTCTCGTGGCAAGGGATGTTGTACTACTG ACCCATGGGCCTTACTGGAATGTTCCAACTGGGCGGCGAGATGGGTTGAGATCGGTGAAGGATGAAGCTTTGAACAACCTACCTCCACCTTTTTTTGATGCCACTCGTAATCTGAACCAGTTCTTCGTCCCGAAGGGTCTTGATGCGAAGGATCAGGTGGTTCTGCTAG GGGGGCACACCCTTGGGACCTCCCACTGCTCGTCCTTCTCGGACCGGCTGTACAACTTCAGCGGCACACAGATGCCGGACCCGGCGCTGGACAGGCGGTACGCGCTGCGGCTGAAGAGCAAGTGCAGGCCCGGCGACGCGACGACGCTGGTGGAGATGGACCCGGGGAGCTTCAGGACATTCGACGCGAGCTACTACCGTCACGTCGCCAGGGGGAGGGCGCTCTTCACCTCGGACGAGACGCTCATGCTGGACCCCTTCACCAGGGACTACGTcctgcgccaggcggccgtcgccgCTGCCGGCGGCTACCCCGCCGAGTTCTTTGCGGACTTCGTGGCGTCCATGGTGAAGATGGGGAATATGCAGGTGCTCACCGGCACGCAGGGCGAGGTCAGGCGGCGCTGCGGCGCCGTGAACCCGATTGGCATGTAG